One Microlunatus soli genomic window carries:
- a CDS encoding PLDc N-terminal domain-containing protein: protein MGRYLPIMMMALLAIYCVVEVAQAPTYAVRRMPRWLWATAIICLPLLGPLGWLILGRPNRASRSDSSIGRPKAPDDDNDFLRGL from the coding sequence ATGGGTCGGTATCTACCAATCATGATGATGGCGCTGCTCGCCATCTACTGTGTGGTTGAGGTAGCCCAGGCCCCGACGTACGCAGTCCGCCGGATGCCTCGTTGGCTGTGGGCAACCGCAATCATCTGTCTGCCCCTGCTCGGTCCGCTCGGCTGGCTCATCCTCGGCCGCCCGAACCGGGCATCGCGCAGTGACTCCAGCATCGGTCGACCGAAGGCACCTGACGACGACAACGATTTCCTGCGCGGCCTGTGA
- a CDS encoding YbiU family protein, whose translation MTATRSEAGEQHGTAGALPPLPHWEETPADLKAAIREIKPALRARIAASGRTVEEVIEVVEQRIAARVEEIERDRQGGETVWPVIDYGDIAAGTVSPEDLAKLQRRGCLVVRGHFPREQARAWDADVVDYVESNRFFENYRGPGDDFFGSVGSKPEIYPIYWSRAQMEARQSDRMATVQAFLNAQWSNESDGTVWFDPERDSLYPDRIRRRPPGAESGGLGTHLDPGTLDLWMTESNQLAFRHLFDGTVEEYDPWDAAHRTAGPQYPGSTMCSAFRTFQGWTALSDMDHDQGVLHTVPIPEAMAYLMLRPLLADVPEDDMCGVTTNQVFPVSEQWHQLLLPAVSGIPDVRAGDSVWWHCDMIHSVAPVTDQQGWGNVMYIPAAPWCPRNEAYAARVRTAFLAGDSPSDFPEENYEREWPNRFSVDDLNSVGRRGLGLVD comes from the coding sequence ATGACAGCCACCCGTAGCGAAGCAGGCGAACAGCACGGCACGGCCGGTGCGCTGCCGCCGTTGCCGCACTGGGAAGAGACGCCGGCGGACCTGAAGGCCGCGATCAGGGAGATCAAGCCGGCGCTGCGCGCGCGGATCGCAGCCTCGGGGCGGACGGTCGAGGAGGTGATCGAGGTCGTCGAGCAGCGGATCGCCGCGCGGGTCGAGGAGATCGAACGGGATCGACAGGGCGGGGAGACCGTCTGGCCGGTGATCGACTACGGCGACATCGCCGCCGGCACGGTGTCACCCGAGGACCTCGCGAAGCTGCAGCGCCGTGGCTGCCTGGTCGTCCGCGGTCATTTCCCGCGGGAACAGGCACGGGCCTGGGACGCAGACGTCGTCGACTATGTCGAGTCCAATCGCTTCTTCGAGAACTATCGAGGTCCGGGTGACGACTTCTTCGGCAGTGTCGGGTCCAAGCCGGAGATCTACCCGATCTACTGGTCCCGGGCTCAGATGGAAGCCCGCCAGAGTGACCGGATGGCCACCGTTCAGGCGTTCCTGAACGCGCAGTGGAGCAACGAGTCCGACGGCACCGTCTGGTTCGATCCGGAGCGGGATTCGCTCTACCCCGATCGGATCCGGCGTCGTCCGCCGGGTGCCGAATCCGGCGGTCTGGGCACCCATCTCGATCCCGGCACCCTCGACCTGTGGATGACCGAAAGCAACCAACTGGCGTTCCGTCACCTCTTCGACGGCACCGTCGAGGAGTACGACCCGTGGGATGCCGCGCATCGGACGGCGGGGCCGCAGTATCCGGGCAGCACGATGTGTTCGGCGTTCCGCACCTTCCAGGGCTGGACCGCCTTGTCGGACATGGATCACGACCAGGGCGTGCTGCACACCGTGCCGATCCCGGAGGCGATGGCGTACCTGATGCTGCGGCCGCTGTTGGCCGACGTGCCGGAGGACGACATGTGCGGTGTCACCACCAATCAGGTCTTCCCGGTGAGCGAGCAGTGGCACCAGTTGCTGCTGCCTGCCGTCAGCGGCATCCCCGACGTGCGAGCCGGCGACTCGGTCTGGTGGCACTGCGACATGATCCACAGCGTCGCACCGGTCACCGACCAGCAGGGCTGGGGCAACGTGATGTACATCCCGGCCGCTCCGTGGTGTCCGCGCAACGAGGCCTACGCGGCGCGGGTCCGGACCGCCTTCCTGGCCGGCGACAGTCCGAGCGACTTCCCGGAGGAGAACTACGAACGGGAATGGCCGAACCGGTTCTCCGTCGACGACCTCAACTCGGTCGGTCGTCGCGGGCTGGGGTTGGTCGACTGA
- a CDS encoding ROK family transcriptional regulator: protein MQSSRPKPSLGLLRSLTDEHVLRALLRERQLTRAELAAQTGISKPTVAESVRRLAAEGLVHDTGDRSTGRGRSGSYFALAEGLGWGLAISVTAEAVEAERIDLLGDVVRRTIEPIPDSPDQDRVGEALTRAATGVSNGAGPARLATVSAADPVDRHSGRLVELPDSPFLVGTLDPAAVLSEFVSGPVTVDNDVNWAARAKLAEDGSPADFALLYLGAGLGCAIVSDREVRRGDTGLAGEISHLITRGQDSRAVHFTEVFDQLGLHRPHSSAIDVSLLLRRLDEPNSAVLPVVADAVCDVAETLIAVSDPHLIMVTGPWGEHAALVAAIRNRLADRPRQTAFLPSRLAADASLAAVRWHVGEGLQQALLTRS, encoded by the coding sequence GTGCAATCGTCGCGGCCGAAGCCGAGTCTGGGTCTGTTGCGGTCACTGACCGACGAGCACGTTCTGCGTGCTCTGTTGCGCGAGCGTCAACTGACCCGCGCCGAACTCGCGGCGCAGACCGGGATCTCCAAGCCGACCGTTGCCGAGAGCGTACGGCGGCTGGCAGCGGAAGGACTGGTCCACGACACCGGCGACCGCAGCACCGGCCGAGGCAGATCGGGGTCGTATTTCGCCTTGGCCGAGGGCCTCGGCTGGGGGTTGGCGATCAGCGTCACGGCCGAGGCGGTCGAGGCCGAACGGATCGATCTGCTCGGCGACGTGGTCCGGCGCACGATCGAACCGATCCCGGACTCCCCCGATCAGGATCGGGTCGGTGAGGCGTTGACGCGCGCGGCCACCGGTGTGAGCAACGGAGCCGGTCCGGCCCGGCTGGCAACGGTCAGCGCCGCCGATCCGGTGGACCGGCACAGCGGACGTCTGGTCGAGTTGCCGGACTCACCCTTCCTGGTCGGAACACTCGATCCGGCGGCGGTGCTGTCCGAGTTCGTCAGCGGTCCGGTCACGGTCGACAACGACGTCAACTGGGCTGCCCGGGCAAAGCTCGCCGAGGACGGCAGCCCGGCCGACTTCGCCCTGCTGTATCTGGGCGCCGGCCTCGGGTGCGCGATCGTCAGCGACCGCGAGGTCCGGCGCGGCGACACCGGTCTGGCCGGCGAGATCTCGCACCTGATCACCCGCGGCCAGGACAGCAGGGCTGTTCATTTCACCGAGGTCTTCGATCAACTCGGACTGCATCGACCGCACAGCTCGGCGATCGATGTCAGCCTGCTGCTGCGCCGCCTGGATGAGCCGAACAGCGCCGTCCTACCGGTGGTGGCCGACGCCGTCTGCGACGTCGCGGAGACCTTGATCGCGGTATCGGACCCGCACCTGATCATGGTGACCGGACCGTGGGGCGAGCACGCCGCGCTGGTGGCGGCGATCCGCAACCGGCTCGCAGATCGGCCGCGACAGACGGCGTTCCTGCCGTCGCGGTTGGCCGCGGACGCGTCGCTGGCCGCCGTCCGCTGGCACGTCGGAGAAGGTCTCCAACAAGCGCTGCTGACCCGGAGCTGA
- a CDS encoding SDR family NAD(P)-dependent oxidoreductase, whose translation MPVQDQQVRDQQGKRILITGASSGLGLASAEQLAARGAQVVLAVRNRERGQAAAARIRAAVPDAELEIADLDLSLQSSVRAFVDDQRGRDRLDVLINNAGISMVRERTLTDDGFELQHATNVLGHFSLVAGLLPALERSNGRVVWLSSVMAWVPRRVDPSFGLRGPYNPTLAYSQTKLSCGVLGLELDRRLRAAGSSVASVLAHPGWSNTGLFAGQRGAIPKALHRLGAPLGSTAQDGARSQVFAATAALQGGEYIGPRWVGRGEPWQVRPRRLASDPTSGDILWPAAERATGTTLQP comes from the coding sequence ATGCCGGTCCAAGATCAACAGGTCCGTGATCAACAAGGGAAGCGGATCCTGATCACCGGTGCCAGCTCCGGGCTGGGACTGGCCTCGGCCGAGCAGCTGGCAGCCCGTGGCGCGCAGGTGGTGCTCGCCGTCCGGAATCGAGAACGCGGCCAGGCCGCGGCTGCTCGGATCCGGGCGGCGGTCCCCGACGCCGAGCTCGAGATCGCCGACCTCGATCTGTCGCTGCAGTCCTCGGTGCGCGCCTTCGTCGATGATCAACGCGGCCGCGACCGGCTGGACGTGTTGATCAACAACGCCGGCATTTCGATGGTCCGGGAACGAACGCTGACCGACGACGGTTTCGAACTGCAGCACGCCACCAATGTGCTCGGACACTTCAGCCTGGTCGCCGGACTGCTGCCGGCCCTGGAACGCAGCAACGGTCGGGTGGTGTGGTTGAGCAGCGTGATGGCCTGGGTGCCGCGCCGCGTCGACCCGAGCTTCGGCCTACGCGGCCCGTACAACCCCACCCTGGCCTACTCCCAGACCAAGCTCAGCTGCGGTGTGCTCGGACTCGAACTGGACCGCCGGCTCCGCGCGGCCGGCTCATCGGTAGCCTCCGTACTGGCTCATCCGGGCTGGTCCAACACCGGTCTGTTCGCCGGTCAACGCGGTGCCATCCCGAAGGCGCTGCACCGGCTGGGGGCACCGCTCGGATCGACCGCCCAGGACGGAGCCCGCAGCCAGGTCTTCGCCGCGACCGCCGCCCTGCAGGGCGGCGAGTACATCGGTCCGCGCTGGGTCGGTCGGGGCGAGCCGTGGCAGGTCCGGCCGCGGCGACTGGCCAGCGATCCGACCTCGGGTGACATCCTCTGGCCGGCCGCCGAGCGGGCCACCGGAACAACGCTGCAGCCGTAG
- a CDS encoding helix-turn-helix domain-containing protein — MLEIFGIDEESEKVYARLLALGSAPIEKVAEEADASPEVVEGRIATLQSAGLCVRDVTGWWQVVPLPEALRALRAKRTAELDALVASADATQTRLLAMSDVGSGNLRALVGGEALRTALRDFAHNARFEICGFDKPPYEITRPPTKEWLEEHSPEYQALLRGVGIRSVYHPGFDRNRLTEMSTFHDAGERARTGDVPMKLMIADASVALTQAPASYAPDQERRAILVQHPIMVEALQSLFEAIWHRSLPIDTTSGGLSSDPRRDLLISLLMGGATDVAIANQLGVTERSVRRWIANLMEDLDVQTRLQLGAALARSEALRNDSTSLAGLDAD; from the coding sequence ATGCTGGAGATCTTCGGGATCGACGAAGAGTCGGAGAAGGTGTATGCACGTCTCCTCGCGCTCGGCAGTGCCCCGATCGAGAAGGTCGCCGAGGAGGCGGACGCCTCGCCAGAGGTTGTCGAGGGGCGGATAGCCACCCTGCAGTCCGCCGGGTTGTGTGTGCGAGATGTGACCGGTTGGTGGCAGGTCGTCCCGTTGCCGGAAGCGCTTCGTGCGCTGCGGGCCAAGCGGACCGCTGAACTGGACGCCCTGGTCGCTTCCGCCGACGCCACCCAGACCCGACTGCTGGCGATGTCGGACGTCGGATCGGGAAATCTCCGTGCTTTGGTGGGCGGCGAGGCACTGCGGACCGCGCTGCGCGATTTTGCCCACAACGCCCGCTTCGAGATCTGCGGCTTCGACAAACCGCCGTACGAGATCACCCGGCCGCCGACGAAGGAGTGGCTGGAAGAGCATTCGCCGGAATATCAGGCCCTGCTCCGTGGGGTCGGCATCCGGTCGGTCTACCATCCCGGGTTCGACCGGAACCGGTTGACCGAGATGTCGACCTTCCACGACGCCGGCGAACGGGCCCGCACCGGCGACGTCCCGATGAAGCTGATGATCGCCGACGCATCGGTGGCGCTGACCCAGGCACCGGCCTCGTACGCCCCGGACCAGGAGCGGCGAGCAATCCTGGTCCAACACCCGATCATGGTCGAGGCGCTGCAGTCACTGTTCGAAGCGATCTGGCATCGTTCGCTGCCGATCGACACGACCAGCGGTGGGCTGTCCAGTGACCCGCGGCGGGACCTGCTGATCTCGTTGCTGATGGGTGGCGCGACCGACGTCGCCATCGCCAATCAGCTGGGGGTGACCGAGCGCTCCGTCCGACGCTGGATCGCCAACCTGATGGAAGATCTCGACGTACAGACGCGTCTGCAACTCGGGGCGGCACTCGCCCGCAGCGAAGCGCTGCGCAACGACAGCACGAGTCTGGCCGGTTTGGACGCGGACTGA
- a CDS encoding SRPBCC domain-containing protein has translation MTETTTNTAAAGSDATTQVFGIYIDAPATKVWDALTTSELTNSYGYGGDVEIELKPGGSYRNLTTDAMKQMGMGDVAATGTVVECDPPNKLVLDWSPVWHADEPASRLTWEIVEGSSGLTRVTLTHACPESPKTAADVAGTSGDVENGGGGWPWVLASLKTVLETGKPMTTAGS, from the coding sequence ATGACCGAGACGACGACGAACACAGCGGCCGCCGGATCTGACGCGACGACGCAGGTCTTCGGTATCTACATCGACGCACCCGCGACGAAGGTCTGGGATGCCCTGACCACGTCGGAGCTGACCAACTCCTACGGCTACGGCGGCGACGTCGAGATCGAACTCAAACCGGGTGGCAGCTACCGCAACCTGACCACCGATGCGATGAAGCAGATGGGGATGGGTGACGTGGCCGCGACCGGCACGGTGGTGGAATGCGACCCGCCGAACAAGCTGGTCCTGGACTGGTCGCCGGTCTGGCACGCGGACGAGCCGGCCTCCCGCTTGACCTGGGAGATCGTCGAGGGCTCGTCGGGGCTGACCCGCGTCACGCTGACGCACGCGTGCCCCGAGTCACCGAAGACCGCCGCCGATGTGGCCGGCACCAGCGGCGACGTCGAGAACGGCGGCGGCGGTTGGCCGTGGGTGCTGGCCAGCTTGAAGACCGTGCTGGAGACCGGCAAGCCGATGACCACCGCGGGCAGCTGA
- a CDS encoding ArsR/SmtB family transcription factor codes for MQDDELVFKALADTTRRLLLDTLFERDGRSLGELEEVVARHIEMSRFGVAKHLKVLEQADLVITRRSGREKLHFLNPVPIRLIHDRWIDKYTAARVNALIDLKRTVENDHDRDDDEHSGRRI; via the coding sequence ATGCAGGACGACGAGCTGGTCTTCAAGGCGCTGGCGGACACCACCCGCCGGCTGCTCCTGGACACGCTCTTCGAGCGAGACGGCCGCTCGCTCGGAGAGTTGGAAGAGGTCGTCGCCCGGCACATCGAGATGTCGCGGTTCGGTGTTGCCAAACACTTGAAGGTGTTGGAACAGGCCGACCTCGTCATCACGCGGAGATCGGGGCGGGAGAAATTGCACTTCCTCAATCCGGTGCCGATCCGGTTGATCCACGACCGCTGGATCGACAAGTACACCGCAGCGCGGGTGAACGCGCTGATCGACCTCAAACGAACTGTGGAGAATGATCATGACCGAGACGACGACGAACACAGCGGCCGCCGGATCTGA
- a CDS encoding CDP-alcohol phosphatidyltransferase family protein, with translation MSEQPTRSNHPTMAELRAVSQPETVLGRRNSEHWAGALYLRKGSIYITRVLLPTGISANAVTWWIAILGLLAAAVLILPGWWPFLVCAIVIQLSIMIDCTDGEIARWRGQSSAAGVYIDRICHYLTETALPIGFGIHLDGGLGHLGGWTIIGMATGILVLLKKAFGDLVHVARTYQGWPKLSEDAELAAPRSSGLRSLRGLLRFFPFFRAFGAIEYSLILLVFATVDVILRLAGIEAPIGGAGAGAALGSEFILRIWAIAALPLAALTAGGYLLSILVSSRLRPPAETA, from the coding sequence ATGTCCGAGCAGCCGACGCGAAGCAACCATCCGACGATGGCCGAGCTTCGTGCCGTTTCGCAGCCGGAGACGGTCCTCGGTCGACGGAACTCCGAGCACTGGGCCGGAGCGCTGTATCTGCGCAAGGGATCGATCTACATCACCCGTGTGCTGTTGCCGACCGGGATCAGCGCGAACGCCGTCACCTGGTGGATCGCCATCCTCGGGCTGCTCGCCGCCGCCGTGTTGATCCTGCCGGGCTGGTGGCCGTTCCTGGTCTGCGCGATCGTGATCCAGCTCAGCATCATGATCGACTGCACCGACGGGGAGATCGCCCGCTGGCGAGGTCAGTCGTCGGCGGCCGGGGTCTACATCGATCGGATCTGTCACTACCTGACCGAGACCGCGCTGCCGATCGGCTTCGGCATCCATCTCGACGGCGGCCTCGGCCACCTCGGCGGCTGGACGATCATCGGGATGGCGACCGGGATCCTGGTCCTGCTGAAGAAGGCCTTCGGTGATCTCGTCCATGTCGCCCGTACCTATCAGGGCTGGCCGAAGCTGAGTGAGGACGCCGAACTCGCCGCTCCCCGTTCGTCGGGGCTGCGTTCGCTGCGCGGCCTGCTGCGCTTCTTCCCGTTCTTCCGTGCCTTCGGCGCCATCGAGTATTCGCTGATCCTGCTGGTGTTCGCGACAGTCGACGTGATCCTGCGGCTGGCCGGGATCGAGGCGCCGATCGGCGGCGCAGGCGCCGGAGCAGCCCTGGGCTCGGAGTTCATCCTCCGGATCTGGGCGATCGCCGCTCTTCCGCTCGCAGCACTGACCGCCGGTGGCTACCTGCTGTCGATCCTGGTCTCCAGCCGCCTCCGCCCACCCGCCGAGACCGCCTGA
- a CDS encoding gluconokinase encodes MTESGTASAPKTALVVMGVAGSGKTTVAELLAEQLGWQEAEADDFHPEANVAKMHDGIPLTDEDRAPWLEILREWIDTQPGSVVLTCSALKRSYRDVLRSAKADVKFLHLDGDPELIRERMSGRRGHFMPLSLLDSQLATLEPLQPGEPGVVLDVDQAPEEIVAAAVRELGLGV; translated from the coding sequence GTGACCGAATCGGGAACAGCCAGCGCCCCGAAGACCGCGCTGGTGGTGATGGGAGTCGCCGGCTCGGGCAAGACCACGGTCGCCGAGCTGCTCGCCGAACAGCTCGGCTGGCAGGAGGCCGAAGCCGACGACTTCCATCCCGAGGCCAACGTCGCCAAGATGCACGACGGGATCCCGCTGACCGACGAGGACCGGGCCCCGTGGTTGGAGATCCTGCGGGAATGGATCGACACGCAGCCGGGCAGTGTCGTGCTGACCTGTTCGGCGCTGAAGCGGAGCTATCGCGACGTGTTGCGATCGGCGAAGGCCGACGTGAAGTTCCTGCACCTGGACGGCGATCCGGAGCTGATCAGGGAACGGATGAGCGGCCGTCGCGGTCACTTCATGCCGTTGTCGCTGCTGGACTCGCAGCTGGCAACCCTGGAACCGCTGCAGCCCGGTGAGCCGGGTGTGGTCCTGGATGTCGACCAGGCGCCGGAGGAGATCGTCGCGGCCGCCGTCCGCGAGCTGGGGCTGGGGGTGTGA
- a CDS encoding protealysin inhibitor emfourin, producing the protein MELDDRLRTTRQQAGGPEPLTAADDDAERTVYTAGNSEQLPGEVARKDGDQPTGDAAVDEAWQSSAQIWDLFADVFDRRSVDGNGTAITITVHYGTDYDNAFWDGRQLVFGDGDGEVFERFTKPMDVMAHEFTHGVTEHTAALDYQGQSGALNESISDVFAAICKQRGGDQTADEADWLIGEGLFKPDIEAVALRSMKEPGTAYDDPRLGKDPQVGSMADYADTTDDNGGVHINSGIPNRAFYLAAVGLGGRSWEQAGPIWYAALTGGEVTAGTDFAGFAEATVAAAGRLFADDPAVADAVRAAWTGVGVLQASGSDTGATTSGTGTGGSFVVRRSGGVTGITRQTEVDLDTAAGRQIRDLLDRVDLGGISATGGRPDRFSYHLEYGDRQLTIGETELPPEIDQAIKIAFGRTDSAD; encoded by the coding sequence TTGGAGCTTGACGATCGACTTCGTACGACGCGACAACAGGCCGGCGGCCCCGAACCGCTGACCGCAGCCGACGACGACGCCGAGCGGACCGTCTACACCGCCGGCAACAGCGAGCAGTTGCCCGGCGAGGTGGCGCGCAAGGACGGTGACCAACCCACCGGCGATGCCGCGGTCGACGAGGCATGGCAGTCCTCGGCGCAGATCTGGGACCTGTTCGCCGACGTGTTCGACCGTCGCTCGGTGGACGGCAACGGCACGGCGATCACCATCACGGTGCATTACGGGACCGACTACGACAACGCCTTCTGGGACGGCCGCCAACTCGTCTTCGGCGACGGCGACGGCGAGGTGTTCGAGCGATTCACCAAACCGATGGACGTGATGGCCCACGAGTTCACCCACGGCGTCACCGAACACACCGCGGCACTCGACTATCAGGGCCAATCCGGCGCGCTCAACGAGAGCATCTCCGACGTGTTCGCCGCCATCTGCAAACAACGGGGCGGCGATCAGACCGCCGACGAGGCCGACTGGCTGATCGGTGAGGGGTTGTTCAAGCCGGACATCGAGGCCGTCGCGCTGCGGTCGATGAAGGAACCCGGGACGGCCTACGACGATCCCCGGCTGGGCAAGGACCCGCAGGTCGGTTCGATGGCCGACTACGCCGACACCACCGACGACAACGGCGGCGTGCACATCAATTCCGGGATCCCCAATCGTGCGTTCTACCTCGCCGCGGTCGGGCTGGGCGGTCGGAGTTGGGAGCAGGCCGGCCCGATCTGGTATGCGGCGTTGACCGGCGGCGAGGTGACCGCCGGCACCGACTTCGCCGGCTTCGCCGAGGCGACCGTTGCCGCGGCCGGCCGGCTGTTCGCCGACGACCCGGCGGTCGCCGACGCCGTCCGGGCGGCCTGGACCGGTGTCGGCGTGCTCCAGGCATCCGGCTCCGACACCGGCGCGACGACCTCGGGCACGGGCACCGGCGGCAGCTTCGTGGTGCGCCGCAGCGGCGGTGTCACCGGGATCACCCGACAGACCGAGGTTGATCTGGACACCGCCGCCGGCCGGCAGATCCGCGACCTGCTGGACAGGGTCGATCTCGGCGGGATCAGTGCCACCGGCGGCCGACCCGACCGGTTCAGCTACCACCTGGAGTACGGCGATCGGCAGCTGACGATCGGTGAGACCGAGCTTCCTCCCGAGATCGATCAGGCGATCAAGATCGCCTTCGGCCGGACCGACTCCGCCGATTGA
- the gndA gene encoding NADP-dependent phosphogluconate dehydrogenase, whose protein sequence is MSELAEIGVTGLAVMGRNLARNFARNGYRVALHNRTYARTESLVADHGDEGTFLPSESLKDFVASLERPRRIVIMVQAGPGTDAVINDLIPLLEPDDIVIDAGNAHFPDTIRREKQLAEHNLHFVGTGVSGGEEGALNGPSIMPGGSPKSYESLGPMLEKIAAQVDGVPCCTYIGSDGAGHFVKMVHNGIEYADMQLIAEAYDLLRLGLGATAPEIAEIFKQWNTGDLESFLIEITAEVLAHTDAETGKPFVDVILDRAEQKGTGRWTVQNGLDLGVPITGIAEATFARALSGSVPQREAANGKLAAKAADWNVKDRDAFIEDVRQALYASKVVAYSQGFDQIAAASAEYGWDIDRGAMARIWRGGCIIRARFLNRITEAYEREPGLPLLLADDYFADAVGSGLEAWRRIVAGAAQNGVPTPAFSSSLAYYDGIRADRLPAALIQAQRDFFGAHTYRRVDKEGTFHTEWSLDRSETKQ, encoded by the coding sequence ATGTCAGAACTCGCCGAGATCGGAGTCACCGGACTGGCGGTGATGGGTCGCAATCTGGCCCGAAACTTCGCCCGCAACGGCTATCGGGTTGCGCTGCACAACCGGACCTATGCCCGGACCGAGTCGCTGGTCGCCGATCACGGGGACGAGGGCACCTTCCTGCCCAGTGAATCGCTCAAGGATTTCGTCGCATCGCTGGAGCGCCCGAGGCGGATCGTGATCATGGTCCAGGCCGGGCCCGGCACCGACGCCGTGATCAACGACCTGATCCCGCTGCTGGAGCCCGACGACATCGTCATCGACGCCGGAAACGCGCACTTCCCCGACACCATCCGCCGGGAGAAGCAACTTGCCGAGCACAACCTGCACTTCGTCGGCACCGGCGTCTCCGGTGGCGAGGAAGGTGCGCTCAACGGGCCGTCCATCATGCCCGGCGGGTCGCCGAAGTCGTATGAGTCGCTCGGTCCGATGCTGGAGAAGATCGCGGCCCAGGTCGACGGCGTCCCGTGCTGCACCTACATCGGCTCCGATGGCGCCGGGCACTTCGTCAAGATGGTGCACAACGGCATCGAGTACGCCGACATGCAGCTGATCGCCGAGGCCTACGACCTGCTCCGGCTCGGACTCGGGGCGACCGCCCCGGAGATCGCCGAGATCTTCAAGCAGTGGAACACCGGCGACCTCGAGTCGTTCCTGATCGAGATCACCGCCGAGGTGCTGGCCCACACCGACGCCGAGACCGGCAAGCCGTTCGTGGACGTCATCCTCGACCGCGCCGAGCAGAAGGGCACCGGTCGCTGGACCGTGCAGAACGGCCTTGATCTCGGTGTCCCGATCACCGGCATCGCCGAGGCCACCTTCGCCCGGGCGTTGTCCGGATCGGTTCCGCAGCGGGAGGCGGCCAACGGCAAGCTCGCAGCCAAGGCCGCAGACTGGAACGTCAAGGACCGGGACGCCTTCATCGAGGACGTCCGGCAGGCGCTGTACGCCTCCAAGGTGGTCGCCTACTCGCAGGGCTTCGACCAGATCGCCGCGGCCAGTGCCGAGTACGGCTGGGACATCGACCGCGGTGCGATGGCCCGGATCTGGCGGGGCGGCTGCATCATCCGGGCCCGGTTCCTGAACCGGATCACCGAGGCCTACGAGCGGGAGCCCGGCCTGCCACTGCTGTTGGCCGACGACTACTTCGCCGACGCGGTCGGCTCCGGCCTTGAGGCCTGGCGGCGGATCGTCGCCGGGGCCGCGCAGAACGGTGTCCCGACCCCGGCCTTCTCGTCGTCGCTGGCCTACTACGACGGCATCCGGGCCGATCGGCTGCCGGCTGCGCTGATCCAGGCTCAGCGGGACTTCTTCGGTGCCCACACCTACCGTCGGGTCGACAAGGAGGGCACCTTCCACACCGAGTGGAGCCTGGACCGTTCCGAAACCAAGCAGTGA
- the mobA gene encoding molybdenum cofactor guanylyltransferase, which produces MTAAEPPTPVEPPAPAEPPTPSSHELTPGVRRVAAVVLAGGASRRFGSDKLATALDGVPLLEWAIAELPTDWPVILVGPTRQLSATLLAGRTVITVREEPAGSGPAAAVVAGVGAALSAGTAPRAEVVVTLPGDAPAGGAAARVLVGNLLDTTDPEPASAVVGVDVDGVEQPLQFAAKASVLADLAARTDAAGLPARSLLTGLGRYRRVALPAELTADVDTTDDLTTWRR; this is translated from the coding sequence GTGACCGCGGCCGAGCCCCCGACACCGGTCGAACCTCCGGCACCGGCCGAACCTCCAACACCGAGCAGTCATGAGCTGACGCCGGGTGTTCGGCGGGTTGCTGCCGTCGTCCTGGCCGGTGGAGCGTCCCGGCGATTCGGTTCGGACAAGTTGGCCACCGCGCTGGACGGTGTCCCCCTGCTGGAATGGGCGATCGCCGAGTTGCCCACGGACTGGCCGGTGATCCTGGTCGGGCCGACCCGACAACTCTCGGCAACGCTGCTGGCTGGACGGACCGTGATCACGGTCCGCGAGGAGCCGGCGGGCAGCGGTCCGGCGGCGGCCGTCGTCGCCGGGGTCGGCGCCGCACTGTCCGCCGGGACCGCGCCGCGGGCCGAGGTCGTGGTCACGCTGCCGGGCGATGCGCCGGCGGGCGGCGCCGCCGCCCGCGTCCTGGTCGGCAACCTGCTCGACACAACAGATCCCGAGCCGGCGTCAGCGGTGGTCGGCGTCGACGTCGACGGCGTCGAGCAACCCCTGCAGTTCGCCGCCAAGGCCTCCGTGCTGGCAGACCTGGCTGCCCGGACCGACGCCGCGGGCCTGCCGGCCCGCAGCCTGCTGACCGGACTCGGCCGCTATCGCCGGGTGGCACTGCCGGCCGAACTCACCGCCGACGTGGACACCACCGACGATCTGACGACCTGGCGGCGATGA